The DNA segment TATTGTTGTCGGTTCTATCACGGAATTGGAGACTATCAAGGGCTCGGATCATTTGAAAAAAGCGCTGGTCGATATCGGGGAGGGAAAGACCGTCCCGGTCGTCTGCGGGGCTCCCAATGCCGCTCGGGGTCAGAAAGTGGTTCTGGCGCAGGTGGGAGCGGTTCTTTCCAGCGGAATGGAAATAAAGAAAGTCACCCTGCGCGGGGTGGAATCGTACGGTATGATTTGCTCCGAGCGGGAACTTGGCCTCACCGATGATCACTCCGGCATCATGGTATTGCCCGACGATGCTCCGGTCGCAAATAAGGCGGGCGAGTATCTCGGTGTCGATGATTATGTCTTGAAATTTGACCTGACGCCAAACCGCCCCGATTCACTTTCGGCTATCGGCGTGGCCCGCGACATTGCCTGCCTGGCCGGTAATAAGATTAAAAGACCGTCATATGATTTGAAAGAGTCATCTTATAAGGCCTCCGATGCCGTCAAGATTTCTATCGCCGATCCCGGGGCCTGTCCCCGTTACGCCGCGCGCGTAATCAAGGGAGTAAAAATCGGCCCGTCGCCGTGGTGGATAAAGGCGAAACTTATTCTTTGCGGCATTCGTCCCATCTCCAATGTGGTCGATATCACCAATCTGGTCATGCTCGAACTGGGACATCCGTTGCACGCTTTTGATTATCGTCAATTCGCGAAAAAGGAAGTTCTGGTTCGTCGCGCCGCGGAGGGTGAAAAATTCACCACTCTCGACGGCAAAGAGCATACTTTGACACCTGAAGTTCTTTTAATTACCGACGGCGACAAAGGGGTGGCGGCGGCCGGTGTGATGGGCGGGCTTCATTCGGAGGTTTCCGAAAGCACGACTGATATATTGCTCGAATCGGCCTATTTCGATTCGATAACAATCCGGAAAAGCCGGATGAAACTCGGCATGACCTCGGAATCATCGCTTCGTTTCGAAAAGGGGGCGGATCCGAATATTATCCCGGAAGCGGTCAATCGCGCCGCCTATTTGATTCAAAAATATGCCGGCGGGGAGATTTATCAGGGAATAGTTGACTGCTATCCCCGAAAAATTGAACCGATGGTAATTGACCTCCGTCCGAGCCGAACCAATAAAATACTCGGGACAGAAATCGCCAGGGAGAGGATGCAATCGATACTTGAGGGATTGGAATTCCGAGTAACTGTCAAGGGTGACGATTCGTTAACGGTAGCGGTTCCGACTTTCCGCCCCGATATCACCCGCGAAATCGATCTGATCGAGGAAATTGCCCGGATCGAAGGATACGACAAAATACCGGCTGCGGATCGAAATATCGGGCCCTTGTTTACATCGATCCTTTCCGATGACCGGTTGCGGCAGGAAATCCGAAATATCATGACCGCCCAGGGTTATGATGAAATTTGCGGGTCCGGTCTGGCCGACCCGATGATGCTGGAAAAAGTTTCGCCCGGGGCCGGCCAGGTTCGCATCATTAATCCTATTGCCGAAGACTTTTCGGTTTTGCAGAATACGATTATATATTCTCTCCTGCGGGCCGTTTCCAACAATTTTGCCCAGAGAAATCTCGATATCAGAATTTTCGAAATCGGCAGAATATTTATTCCTCAGGAAAAAGGCGCGCCCCTTGAAATCGAGCAACTCGGTTTGGCGCTGTCCGGCCGGACCGACGATCAATGGTATGGCAAAGGGCGGGAACATGATTTCTACGGGATAAAAGGGGCCATTGAGGCACTCACGGAACAATTAAATATTAAGGTGGATTATCGGCCCCAGACTTATCCGATTATGGAGGACGGCGGCGCCTTTGAATTAAAAATAGGCGAAAAAGCGGTCGGTATGGCGGGTCAGATTAAGCCGCCATTGGCGCGGGCCTTTGATGTCAAGCAGGGAATATATATCGCCGTTCTTGATTTCGGCGAACTGCTGAAAAACCGTCAGCGGGGAATCGCCTATAGGCCGCTCCCGCGTTACCCGGCCGCCCCCCGGGATATCGCCATTGTGGTAGATGAAACGGTAAAAGCCGGCGATATTATTGACCTGATTAAAAAGACCGGCGGCCCTCTCTTAGAAAGGGTGGAATTATTCGACCTGTATCGAGGCAAGCAAATCGGCGAGGGGAAGAAATCGCTGGCTTTCGCCCTGTCTTATAGATCCAATGAGCGCAGTCTTGAGAGTTCCGAAGTCTCTGAATTACATGGCAAAATCGCCTCGATGCTAAAGGAACACTTTAAATCGGAAGTTCGGGAAGGTTAAGTATGGATGCCCTTGAGAAACTGGAAGAGAAAATCAATAGAGCTCTTTCCCTGATTGAAAAATTGACGGGGGATAACCGGGATTTGAAGCAGGAAAACGAGCGCCTGAAAAAGGAAATGGCCGAACTTCGGGCCAAGTCAATCGATCAGGAGAAACAGGAAAAAGAGCGCTCCGATCAGGTCCGGGAAAAGTTGGGGAGTATTCTCAATAAACTCGATAACCTGGAAAAAATTTCGTAAATATATTGTTGTTGACAAACGAGATGCTGAAGCTTAAGGTAAACTGGAATTAATCATAGATTAATGAAGATAACATGAGACTAAGCTGAGGAAACAGTTTAATTAATGCCGGATATTTCAGATAAAAAAACGACCGTAAAAGTTAATATCTACGGTGACGAATACCCGATTCGCGGATCGGGCGACCCGGAGTATATAATTCGGGTGGCCGATTATGTGGATCGGAAGATGCGTGAAATTGCTTCCCGTTCAAAATATAAATCGCCGGACAAGATTGCCATCCTCACCGCCTTAAATATTGCCGGAGAGCTGTTTGATCTGGAGGCCCAACGAAGTGACAGCCTCACTGAAGTGGAAAGCCGGACCAAAAATATTCTGGAACTCCTGGAAAGCAAACTGCCTGTTTCCGGGGAATGACAGAATTGTTTTCTCACATTCTCTCTTAATTATCTTCTTTTTTCTTAACTAGGTAACTTTAGTATAGATTGCCCCCTGCAACGGGGCGAGGAGGACCAATGAACGGCACACTTTCGATTGTGCTTTCAGCGGTGCTGGCGGCAATTGTGGGTTTCGCGGCGGCGTGGTTAATTTTGCGCCGCATCGGGGATACCAAGATTGCCAACGCCGAGGAATTTGCCCGCAAGGTCATTGCGGAGGCCGAAAAGGAATCGGAAATAAAGAAGAAAGAGGCGCTCCTTGAGGCCAAAGAGGAATGGTATAAGGTAAAAACCAATTTTGAGAGAGAACTGCAAAACCGACGGAACGAAGTTCAGAAAATTGAAAAGAGACTCCTCGAAAAAGAGGGGAATATCGATCGCAAAATTGAGTCGCTGGCCAAGCGGGAGAAAGATCTGCAGTACCGGGAACGAACTCTGGGCGGACGGGAAAAAGGGATAACGCTTCGGGAACAGGAACTGGAAAAGGCGATGCAGGTGCAGAATGAGAAACTGGAACGGATCGCCCAGATGACAGCCGAAGAAGCCAAACGCGAACTTAAAGAGAATCTAATCGGTGAAGCCAAAATAGAGGCCGCCGCAACCATAAAGGAAATCAAAGAAAGCGCCGAACGGAACGCCGAAAAGGAAGCCCGGGAAGTGATTATTTCCGCCATTTACCGGTGCGCCGCCGATCACGCGGTCGAATCGACCGTCTCGGTGGTTAATCTACCCAACGAGGAAATGAAAGGAAGGATTATCGGGCGGGAAGGGCGAAACATTCGTTCTTTCGAGACGGCGACCGGTATCGATGTGATTGTCGATGACACGCCGGAAGCGGTCATTCTGTCGGGATATGATCCGGTCCGCCGCGAGGTGGCCCGGATGTCGCTCGAAAAATTGATCACCGACGGACGAATTCATCCTACCCGCATCGAGGAAGTGGTCGAAAAAACCCAGAAAGAGATGGAGATGATCATCCGTGAAACCGGCGAGCAGGCGGCATTCGATGTCGGCGTTCAGGGGTTGCATCTCGATGTTGTCAAATTGCTGGGGAAACTGAAATATCGGACTTCCTACGGGCAGAATGTCCTTCAGCATTCCAAAGAAGTGGCCATCCTCTGCGGCCTGATGGCGGCGGAGTTGGGCCTGGATCCGAATATCGCCAAGCGTTCCGGGCTTCTGCATGATGTCGGCAAGGCAATCGACCGGGAAACCGAAGGAACCCATACCGAAATCGGCGCCACCTTCCTGAGCCGTCTCGGCGAGAATCCGATCATTGTCAACGCCGTCGCTTCGCATCACGGTGATGTCCCGCAAGAGACGCCATACTCCGTTCTGGTGCAGGCGGCCGACGCCATTTCCGGAGCGCGCCCCGGAGCCCGCCGCGAACCGCTCGAGGCCTATATCAAGAGACTGGAAAAACTCGAAGAGCTGGCGGACTCGTTCAAGGGCGTTTCCAAGGCGTTTGCCATTCAGGCCGGGCGCGAGGTTCGTGTCATTGTCGAGTGTGAAACGATCGACGATCTGGCTACGACCATTCTGGCCGGCGATATCGCCAAGAAGATTGAACATGAAATGGAATATCCGGGACAGATAAAAGTCACGGTTATTCGCGAAACCCGCGCCACCGAATTCGCCAAATAAGGGTATGTGATGGCGCAAATCAAAGTGCTTTTTTTCGCCGATGTGGTCGGCAAGCCGGGGCGGTTCATTCTTTCCCAGATGTGCAAATCGCTGAAGGAAAGATTCACGGCCGATTATGTCATCGCCAATATCGAAAACGCCGCCGGCGGTTTCGGTATCACCCCGGAAATGTCGCGCAAGATTTTCACCTATGGTGTCGATTGTCAAACCTCGGGCAATCATATCTGGGATCGTCAGGATATATTCAAATATCTCGATGAACAACCGAAACTGCTTCGCCCCGCCAATTATCCGCCCGGCGTCCCCGGCGCCGGATATTTAATTGACGACATCAACGGAGTCAAAATCGGGGTGCTGAATCTGATGGGGCGGACATACATGAAAGAGATTGATTGCCCCTTCCGGACCGCCGACCGGGAGGTGCGGAGAATGCGGGAATCGACGGAGATAATCATAATCGATTTTCACGCCGAGGTGACCTCCGAAAAGCAGGCTCTGGCGTACTATCTCGACGGCAAGGTTTCGGCCATAATCGGAACCCATACCCATGTTCAGACCGCCGATGAGACGGTATCGGAACGGGGCACCGCATTTATCAGCGATGTCGGGATGACCGGCCCGCACGACTCCATAATCGGCATGGAAAAAACGCCCTCCCTGGAGCGTTTTCTTACCGGAATGCCGCGGCGGTTCGCCTGCGCCACCGATGATCTCAAAATCTCAGGAGCCGTTGTCACTGTCAACAGCGACGACGGGAGCGCCGAGTATATCGAACGGTTTCGTATCGATTATGACGGTCAAAAACCGGAAGAACCGGATATCAAGGGGGTGTGAGGCAATTGACAGCGGTTGTTATTGACGGCAAAATGATTTCCGATCAGATCAAATCGGAGTTGAAATCAAAAGTCGAATCATTAAAAAGCGAAGGAATTATCCCCGGCCTTGCAGCGGTACTGGTGGGGAATAATCCGGCCTCGGAATCATATGTCAACGGTAAGGCCAAAGCATGCGAGAAAGTCGGGATATATTCCGAAGTCATCCGCCGTCCCGCGGAAATCACCCAGGCGGAACTGGAAAAAATTGTGACCGATTTGAACCGGAGGGGGGATATCGACGGTATTCTGGTGCAATCGCCCCTTCCCGACCATATCGATGAATTAACGGTCACTCTGACCATCAATCCTCACAAGGATGTCGATGGGTTCCACCCGCACAGTGTCGGGATGCTTCTTCTGGGCCGCCCCACCTTTCGCTCCTGTACGCCGTACGGGGTTATCGAGCTTTTGAGGCGGTACAAGATTGATACCTCGGGAAAAGAGATCGTCATCCTGGGGCGCTCCAATATTGTCGGCAAACCCCTGGCGGCGATGCTGATTCAGAAAGCGGAGACGGCCGATGCCACCGTCACGGTCTGCCATTCCCGAACGAAAAATTTGAAAGATCATTGCCGCCGGGCGGATATTCTAATCGCCGCCATGGGCCGTCCGGAATTTGTCACAGCCGATATGATTAAAGACAATGCCGTGGTTATCGATGTCGGTATAAATCGTGTCGATGACCCGGCCAAAGAAAAAGGGTATCGGTTGACCGGAGATGTCGATTATAGCGGCTGCAGGGAGAAAGCGTCATTCATTACTCCGGTTCCGGGAGGGGTCGGCCCGATGACCATCGCCATGCTTCTGACCAACACGGTCCATTCTGCCGAGCAAAGGAGGTCAAGACTAAAATAATAGAGAGCGCAAATCATTGCATATAACGAGCATCGCGATTCACGATAAAGAGACTATTAATCTTACGATCTGATTTTGCTGTTTAGGAATTACCGTCCCAGGTCCAAGTAACCCGCCCCGCCGCTGAATTATCCTACTGTGATAGAATTACTTACAAGGAAGCAATAAATTTTTATTCAACACGGTTTTACTTTTATCAAGAATGGTGGATGAGAAACAAAAAGGCATACCCTTTGCTGAGAGTAGAAATACTCGAATAATACTATGAAAAGCAAAAAGTTAACAATATTTGTATTGATTCTTCTTCTTTTGGGATTTGCCTATAGAACTTCTCATTCTCAGGTTGAATCTTCGCTTCCTGATTCCCTACAATCCCTCAATTTCTGGAGTAATTCCGGGAAGTTTGTCGGGCAAAGATCTGCGGTGTGTCCGCCGCTGGCGTCTCTTGAGGTTTTCCCGGAAACAGGGATAGTGGGTGTCCGGGAAGTTTACAGAATCAAGATGACCCTTCCGGAAGGGGGCATTCCGCGATCCGGCGGCGTGGCTTTCAATTTTCCGCCTAATTTTGATCTCGGGCATATTGCGGAAATAGATTACTCCGACGATTACTCGGAAAGTGATTTGACTATCAGGAAAATTTTTGTATTTCGCGGCACGTGCGTCATTCTTTTCAAATCGGGCCAATCGCCTCCGGCCGGGACTGTCATCACATTTACAATGCATTCTGTAGGAAATCCGACTGTTGCCGGCAATTATCAGATTTCCGGTCTGATTTTCAGCCCGCATCTTAAAGTCGTATCAGGACCGACTCTGTCACAGCCATTCCCGATTTTGCCCGGTCCGCCGGTCACGCTCGAAATTACGCCGTCGGATCCGATCACTCTGCGAGCCGGAAATAGTCAGCTGTTCCTGGCGTCCGCCCGTGACCGTTTCCAGAATGAAATTAGCAATCCGGAAGTTCTCTGGGCTTTTGCGCCCGGCTCCGATAGTCTCGGCGTCCTGAGCGGCGGCAATCTCTTCGCCACCACGGTCGGCACCGGCAAGGTTGTGGCAATTTACAATGCTCTTTCCGCCACTTCCGGCCCGATCACCGTCTTGCCGGGGATGATAGATCATTTTGAAATCAGTTCCTACCCGTTGCTGGTTGCCCCCGGAGAGCCGTTTCCGAGCGGCGTCCGGGCCGAAGCCTACGACAGGTTCGGTAATCTCAAGAATGATTATATCGAATCGGCTTATTTTATGTCATCGGATCCGAATGCCGAATTGTCGTATGATATTTCGAATCCCTATCAATTTGTGATCGCCGATTCCGGTCGGCACCTGTTTGCGGGAGATAATTTCAAACTCTTCACCCCCGGAGTTCAGACCATTTCCTTGACCGACGGTCTTCATAGCGGACGGAGCGGCATCATCACTGTCGGCGGGGCAACATCGCCGATCGTATCATTCAAAATTGCGGCTGAGCCGGCGGGGGAGATCCGCGCCGGGACCCCGCTTGCGATAAAGATTTATGATGCTGTCGATAGGGACGGCAAACCGGCCGGCGGCCTGGTAAAAATTTCTCTGGAGGGTGACGGGATATCGCCGGGAGGCTTTACGCCGATACTTAATGATGCGGTTGTCTCCGGCGGGGCCGGTTCGGCCAATCAATACTTATATCTTACCGGGGAGGCCAAAATAAGGGCCGCCGCCGATACGGTAATCCGAGAAATTGCCGTTACGGTCATGCCGGGGGATTTGGGTAATTTTAAATTAAGCATACAGCCGACCCAATTTACGGGCCACTCTCTTTTGGGTCCGGCCACTCTAACCATTTATGACAAATTCGGCAATCTCAAGACCGATTTCGATGCCGCCGTCACGCCTGTTACCATAGCGGTCGACCGGGGCGAGCTGAATCGGACCGCCCTTGCGGCCTCCGATGATTTCGTTGCCGGGGTTGCCGACCTGTCCACGAAAGATATCCGATTCGACGGCGATGCCGGTCAGGTCATCATGATATTTGCCGTCGCGAATCTCGATGCTTCCGCTCTGCTTCGCTACGACGGCCTCGATTTCAGAATTAACGAACCGATTCCCGACACCATTATGATAGGGCAGAGGTACATGCTTCGAGCCGAAGTCATAAATAACGGTTTTACATCACCCCTGTCACCGGTGACGCTGTCCGATTATTTTACCTCCTGTCCGGTGGTATGTCTCACACAAATGGATATAAGGGAGATTGAACCGGGCGAAACATATCGGTTATTGCTTGGTTTGAATACTGATCATCTTACACCCCATCCATTGGACACGGTTCATGTGACGGTCGCTTCGAAATATTTATTCGGCGGGGACACTGTGACAGTAATGCGGACACGGTCTTTCCCGGTCGCGGTGGTCGAGCCGATCAACCTTACCTATGTCCCCGGTTCGCTCACTTTTGATACCGTTCTTTCGCCGTCATTTCTTCCGAACGCCTCGTTCCAATTGACCATCGACCGGGATATTGATACCTCGTCACTAAATATAAATGCTTATCTTAATATTGACTGCGGCGGAAACGATTTTGGGGTCTATGTCAATAGCGTGACCGCAAGCCTGAACGGTCGGATTATCACTCTGGCTCTGACGGGACTGCATATTCCGGATTTGAAGCAGAGCGGTTGCTTTGAAGGCCTTAAGAAATTGACGGCCGGTATAACTCTCTATTACATGGATCAATTGCTGTACCGAAGCGATTTAATCAGTCTCGATTCGGTTTTTGTCGTATATCCCGCCGAATTAAGTTATCGAAGCGGGACATTGAGCCCCAGCATCGCCCCGGCCGGCGGATCCGTTCCTTTTGAATTCGGACTTGATTTCAGCGGCCTCACAACAATCATGCTTGACTCATCGAATTCATGGCTCGAATTGGCGTTTGACGGCGGCAGTCTAACCGGGTTCCTGACCCCGGCGGGCCTGACGCTCAAGCCGGGTGAGAACAAATTGACGACTAAAACGATGGATATCCCGTCGTCGCTTCTTAATAAGATCCTGACCCCGCATCTTTATCTTAACGGGACGGAATTGTACATGACGCGCTCGGACACGATTTCTTTCGGGTCGGATAAAATCACGGTTTCCGGTCTGCCCCAGATCAAGATCGTATCGACCGACCTGGTGACGATCAATCCGCCGTACCTGGATTACGGACAGAAATTTTCTATCAAGCTGCGAGTGCAGAATTTATCGGGGCAGGTTATTTCCAATGTCGCCGCGGTGATTACCTCGGAAAACGGGCACGACACCCTGTCTTCGGGGACGATCAGTGCCATCGCCCCTTATAATTATCAGGATATTCTTCTGCCGATGACCGCCGATACTGTATCTCAGCCGATTGTGATATTCAAATCCCTGATTTCCTCGCTCGGTGCGCTCATTTTACCTCCCGATGATAATTTTACGGCGGCGACCATTCAATCCCCGGCGGAAATTACTCTCCTGGCGAATATCACCGGGGCCTACGGGACAATTCATTATCTCGACTACGCCCAGCCCTTCACGATAACGGTGCAGATGACCAACTCCGGCGAGGCCGATGCCCGGCCGGGGCAGGTGATGCTTCTGACCGGCACCTACGATTTTGGGATACCCGATTCATCGACAATGGCGCTGGCCGTCGGCAATACCGGGCAATGGTCGCTGGTATCTCCATCGATAACCGCCCTGGTGAATCTTGTGGTAAAAATGGTGGAAATCCCCATCGATAAAAACACCGGTCTGCCGGCACGGGTCAAGACAGGCCAGGTGGCTATTCCGGTTTTGATCGAACCGAGCGCGGCCGAACTTCTGGTATCCGGGACAGTCAGTCCCGCCCCTCTGATAGTGGAGGGGACATCGCGCGAACTGCTTTCCCTGAATTTAAAAAATAATACGGAAAACAGACTTAATGTCATCTCTTTGAAAACAATCGATATCAGATTCTACGATCGTGACAAAAATCCGATTTCGCCGGCGACCGTCATTGATGCCGATTCCAGCGGCTTCTTTGCCGGTGACAGCAAATTGACTTCGTCTTTTCTTACCGACAACATCCTGCGCTTGTCGTTTGTGGATTTCACCATCCAACCGAAAGATGAGAGAACGATCTCTTTTCACGCCCATTTCCGCGATGTTATCACGCAAGCGGGTTTCAGTTTGGAGATCGCCAACAGCGATGTCAGGGCGATATTTGCCTCCGGGCCCCGCATGAATCAACCGGTTCCGATTAAGGGACGCATCGACAGTAATTTCCGGGTGGGCGGGAATTTTATCCTGACGCCGCAATCGACCGAAAAATCGCTGATGGTTCGTAATAACCCCTTCAATCCGAATTTGGAGCAGGCCGAAATCGCCTATAATCTGGAGACCGATGCCGGAGTCGATTTGAATATCTATACTTTGGCCGGAGAGAAGGTGTATGGAACAACCTATCCGGCCGGCTCGTCCGGCGGCCGGCAGGGGCCGAACTATGTCAATTGGGACGGCCGAAACTCGGACGGCAAAGTGGTCATGAACGGCGTTTATGTGATGATCATCCGCAATACTTCGAGCGGGCAATCATTCAAATTGAAACTGGCGGTGCTCAAGTGAAATCAATCCGTCAAATAGCCCTTTGGTTGGCGCTTGCCGCGACCCTTGCATCCGGAACGGCCCTTGCCTCTTCCGACGCCGGGCGGGAGTCCCAATTCAGTATCGGTTCGGGGGTACGGCCGCTGGGGATGGGCGGCGGTTTCGTGGGATTATCGGATGATGCTTCCGCCGTCTTCTGGAATCAAGCGGCCCTGTCAAGTCTGGATGGCCAGGAAATAAATTTGATGCATGTGACATTGCTGGAAGGTTCCATTTATGATGTCGTGACCTATGTTTACCCGAACCCCAAATTGGGCGGATTCGGCTTTTCATTCATGCGACTCGGGACGGGCGACATCATCCGCCGTCAGGACTGGAACGATATGGGCGAATTCTCCTACAGCACCTGGCAATTTCTGGTTGCTTACGGCCGTACCCTGGAAGGCGGCTATCAAGTCGGGACGGCCCTCAAAATCGTGAATCAGTCCCTTGACAGCAAATCGGCATACGGCGTCGGTATGGATCTTTCTTTCTACAAAAATGTCTACAAGAATTTATCGGTCGGCGTGCTGTTCCAGGACGTCATCGCACCGCACCTTCGTCTCGAAGACGCGACCGAAATCACCCCGACCACGATATCGGCCGGAATTGGCTTGAAAAAATTATCTTTCGGGCGGGGATTCGAACACAATGTCGGACTGAGCCTTGAAAAAACCGAGGACCGTTCCTTGAAGCTCCGCGTCGGTCTGGAATCGGTCTATCATAAATATCTTGCCCTCCGGGCCGGATACGACCGCGATAATATGGCCTTTGGTATAGGGATTTATTATCAAAGACTTCATTTCGATTACGCTTATAAGTTTCTGGACGGCCTGGCCGATTCTCATCGACTCGGAATGACCATTGCGGTCGGGATGCCGGTTTCAGAAAAATTGCGCCGGGAAAAAGAATTGGAAAGCGCCCGGGGCAGTTCCCTGATACTAGAAGATCGCCGCCGGCAGTTCCATTTCTTCAAGGAACTGGGCGACAAGTATTACCGCGCCAACAATCTTGATTCCGCCTATGCCTATTATCAGCGCGCCACGGCCTTTAACGAAGAGGATCATGATGTCCGCAATCGCCTGGCGCAAATCGATAACTCGCGCAATATTTTATTGGAAAAGGCCAGATTATCGGCGACCGAAAGAAAAGCTATTCCATCCTCGCTTGATGCCTATTACGCTCAGGCCGAACTCTTTTACTCCAAAGGGTCATATGCGGCGGCGCTCGATGTCATCAATGAAGCTCTCGATATGGAGCCGGATAATCAAAAATTCATCGCCCTGCGCGATCAGATATTCACGGCCCGCGACGCCGAAATTCGCAGAATGACCGATGAAGCCGTGCGCGCCGAACGGGAAGGACGGTATGCCGATGCCATTACCTCCTACAACAGAATCCTGGAATTGTCTCCGGGGAATGTGGCCGTCAAGCAGTTGGTCGCCAAGACCGGCACCGAACTTCATAATTTCCAGTTGATAAGCAAAGGGGCGGAACTTTTTTCGCTGGGGAATCTGTCCGATGCCCGGCGCCGTTTTGAAGAGGTCATCAAGACCGATCCCGACAACGTGGTGGCCCTGGAATACATGGAAAGAATCAACCGCCTCATGAAGGAATCGACCGAACTGGAAGTCCTGCAAAAGGACGAAAAGGTCTGGAAAATCTACCTGAACGCTCTCGAATATTTCCGCAACGGCGACTATGAGAAGGCGATCGAACTCTGGAACGAGGTTCTCAAATTTTACCCCGGCAACAAGAATACTCTCAATAATATCGAGCAGGCGAAATTGCGCTTGCAGTCCAAATAGCGGAATGATTAGATTTATGTTGTCTTAAGCCGCTTTCGGCGGTACCATTCAAAAATGTTTACCAGGCCCATCAGAGAAATCAGCGCCGAATATCAGGCCGACGAACAGTACCTCCCCTCGATTCAAAATCTGGTCAAAGAGACCTGCATCAACGCCGGTCTGAGCCGCCGCGATGTCGGCGCCATCACCCTGGCGATCGAAGAAGGTGTCACCAATATCATCCGCCACGCTTATCTCTATGAAAAAGGGACGGTCCGCATCCGCATTATCATTTTCAAGAAGCGGATTGTCTTCTCCCTGATCGACAGCGGACGCTCGTTCCAGCCCGAAGGGGAACAGAAACTGGACCTCAAGAAAATGGTGGAATCAGGCCGCAAGGGCGGCCTGGGATTTTATATGATCAGCAAGATCATGGATTCGGTGGAGTATTTGTCGGCGCCCGGCATCAATGAATTGCGGATGACGAAATTA comes from the Candidatus Zixiibacteriota bacterium genome and includes:
- the pheT gene encoding Phenylalanine--tRNA ligase beta subunit, whose translation is MQLPYGWLKELVAFDWSPEELASRLTLCGTAAAASRFSDNGYGNIVVGSITELETIKGSDHLKKALVDIGEGKTVPVVCGAPNAARGQKVVLAQVGAVLSSGMEIKKVTLRGVESYGMICSERELGLTDDHSGIMVLPDDAPVANKAGEYLGVDDYVLKFDLTPNRPDSLSAIGVARDIACLAGNKIKRPSYDLKESSYKASDAVKISIADPGACPRYAARVIKGVKIGPSPWWIKAKLILCGIRPISNVVDITNLVMLELGHPLHAFDYRQFAKKEVLVRRAAEGEKFTTLDGKEHTLTPEVLLITDGDKGVAAAGVMGGLHSEVSESTTDILLESAYFDSITIRKSRMKLGMTSESSLRFEKGADPNIIPEAVNRAAYLIQKYAGGEIYQGIVDCYPRKIEPMVIDLRPSRTNKILGTEIARERMQSILEGLEFRVTVKGDDSLTVAVPTFRPDITREIDLIEEIARIEGYDKIPAADRNIGPLFTSILSDDRLRQEIRNIMTAQGYDEICGSGLADPMMLEKVSPGAGQVRIINPIAEDFSVLQNTIIYSLLRAVSNNFAQRNLDIRIFEIGRIFIPQEKGAPLEIEQLGLALSGRTDDQWYGKGREHDFYGIKGAIEALTEQLNIKVDYRPQTYPIMEDGGAFELKIGEKAVGMAGQIKPPLARAFDVKQGIYIAVLDFGELLKNRQRGIAYRPLPRYPAAPRDIAIVVDETVKAGDIIDLIKKTGGPLLERVELFDLYRGKQIGEGKKSLAFALSYRSNERSLESSEVSELHGKIASMLKEHFKSEVREG
- a CDS encoding hypothetical protein (Evidence 5 : Unknown function), translating into MDALEKLEEKINRALSLIEKLTGDNRDLKQENERLKKEMAELRAKSIDQEKQEKERSDQVREKLGSILNKLDNLEKIS
- a CDS encoding Cell division protein ZapA; amino-acid sequence: MPDISDKKTTVKVNIYGDEYPIRGSGDPEYIIRVADYVDRKMREIASRSKYKSPDKIAILTALNIAGELFDLEAQRSDSLTEVESRTKNILELLESKLPVSGE
- the rny gene encoding Ribonuclease Y gives rise to the protein MNGTLSIVLSAVLAAIVGFAAAWLILRRIGDTKIANAEEFARKVIAEAEKESEIKKKEALLEAKEEWYKVKTNFERELQNRRNEVQKIEKRLLEKEGNIDRKIESLAKREKDLQYRERTLGGREKGITLREQELEKAMQVQNEKLERIAQMTAEEAKRELKENLIGEAKIEAAATIKEIKESAERNAEKEAREVIISAIYRCAADHAVESTVSVVNLPNEEMKGRIIGREGRNIRSFETATGIDVIVDDTPEAVILSGYDPVRREVARMSLEKLITDGRIHPTRIEEVVEKTQKEMEMIIRETGEQAAFDVGVQGLHLDVVKLLGKLKYRTSYGQNVLQHSKEVAILCGLMAAELGLDPNIAKRSGLLHDVGKAIDRETEGTHTEIGATFLSRLGENPIIVNAVASHHGDVPQETPYSVLVQAADAISGARPGARREPLEAYIKRLEKLEELADSFKGVSKAFAIQAGREVRVIVECETIDDLATTILAGDIAKKIEHEMEYPGQIKVTVIRETRATEFAK
- a CDS encoding conserved hypothetical protein (Evidence 4 : Unknown function but conserved in other organisms), whose protein sequence is MAQIKVLFFADVVGKPGRFILSQMCKSLKERFTADYVIANIENAAGGFGITPEMSRKIFTYGVDCQTSGNHIWDRQDIFKYLDEQPKLLRPANYPPGVPGAGYLIDDINGVKIGVLNLMGRTYMKEIDCPFRTADREVRRMRESTEIIIIDFHAEVTSEKQALAYYLDGKVSAIIGTHTHVQTADETVSERGTAFISDVGMTGPHDSIIGMEKTPSLERFLTGMPRRFACATDDLKISGAVVTVNSDDGSAEYIERFRIDYDGQKPEEPDIKGV
- the folD gene encoding Bifunctional protein FolD (Includes: Methylenetetrahydrofolate dehydrogenase; Methenyltetrahydrofolate cyclohydrolase) — encoded protein: MRQLTAVVIDGKMISDQIKSELKSKVESLKSEGIIPGLAAVLVGNNPASESYVNGKAKACEKVGIYSEVIRRPAEITQAELEKIVTDLNRRGDIDGILVQSPLPDHIDELTVTLTINPHKDVDGFHPHSVGMLLLGRPTFRSCTPYGVIELLRRYKIDTSGKEIVILGRSNIVGKPLAAMLIQKAETADATVTVCHSRTKNLKDHCRRADILIAAMGRPEFVTADMIKDNAVVIDVGINRVDDPAKEKGYRLTGDVDYSGCREKASFITPVPGGVGPMTIAMLLTNTVHSAEQRRSRLK